Proteins encoded by one window of Thermobaculum terrenum ATCC BAA-798:
- a CDS encoding PQQ-binding-like beta-propeller repeat protein, with product MISKFVRSAYSQTKLILFGIIAVVALLYAILRTGLSFTLPHALTDEKSKITSSKSWPMEGFNPARTRSVNYELSPPLRQIKVISLRDDVGTGSPPAIANNTLFIDSNKSLRAIDERKARELWALPLAGEYLSPALYKGLVIIRSESANQGQVLALDVQTGRIRWAFQPRRISSASNDYWGGHITSPVIVDDEVFIGAGKELYALDAGTGTILWEYDMADYVSSSAAVDKNKVVISDAQYLYAIDKNNGKLIWKTPIKFSVFFSPVIAEGYILATSDKSIVVADLQSGKQVWTKAIAGETLIPVGTDGKLAFAKSSWTLRAFDLKTGRELWAYKDGNFVSMPVITKTNIFVVSGVSAQTHIRCLEKSTGKVLWSLSYPNLSNASPVLSDGKLYVRTSKGQVIIFSPQG from the coding sequence ATGATAAGCAAATTCGTTAGATCTGCATACTCACAAACTAAGCTGATTTTGTTCGGCATTATAGCTGTGGTTGCCTTACTATATGCAATCCTAAGAACTGGTTTGAGCTTTACCTTACCTCATGCTCTAACAGACGAGAAAAGCAAAATAACTTCTAGTAAATCCTGGCCCATGGAAGGATTCAACCCGGCTAGAACAAGAAGTGTGAACTATGAATTATCTCCGCCACTTAGACAGATCAAAGTAATATCCTTGAGAGATGATGTTGGCACAGGATCTCCACCAGCTATAGCAAACAACACTTTATTCATCGACTCTAACAAATCACTAAGAGCTATAGACGAAAGGAAAGCCAGAGAGCTATGGGCATTGCCCTTAGCAGGAGAATATCTATCACCAGCGCTATACAAAGGATTAGTGATAATTAGATCCGAGAGTGCAAATCAAGGCCAAGTATTAGCCTTAGATGTACAAACTGGGAGAATTAGATGGGCATTTCAACCTCGTAGAATAAGCAGCGCAAGTAATGACTACTGGGGAGGACACATCACGTCTCCAGTAATAGTGGATGACGAGGTCTTCATAGGAGCCGGGAAAGAACTCTACGCACTAGATGCGGGCACCGGCACAATCTTATGGGAATACGATATGGCAGATTATGTATCCTCATCTGCTGCAGTAGACAAAAACAAAGTTGTAATATCAGATGCCCAATACTTATATGCAATAGACAAAAACAATGGCAAGTTGATCTGGAAGACACCTATCAAGTTTTCAGTATTCTTTTCCCCAGTGATCGCTGAAGGATATATCCTAGCAACCAGTGACAAATCTATAGTTGTAGCTGATCTACAGAGTGGCAAGCAAGTGTGGACCAAGGCAATTGCAGGTGAAACACTGATACCAGTTGGAACAGATGGCAAACTAGCTTTTGCGAAATCATCTTGGACTCTGAGAGCTTTCGATTTGAAAACGGGAAGGGAACTTTGGGCTTATAAAGATGGCAACTTTGTCTCTATGCCTGTGATAACCAAAACTAATATCTTTGTTGTAAGTGGAGTATCTGCGCAAACCCACATAAGGTGTTTGGAGAAAAGCACGGGCAAAGTTTTGTGGAGCCTTTCCTATCCAAATTTATCGAACGCTTCCCCTGTGTTATCGGACGGCAAATTATACGTAAGAACCTCTAAAGGGCAGGTAATAATTTTCTCTCCTCAGGGGTAG